The following coding sequences lie in one Streptomyces venezuelae genomic window:
- a CDS encoding MarR family winged helix-turn-helix transcriptional regulator has translation MEAVDLATHPGHLARRLQQAHHLMWNAMVSEETTSPQYAVLNALVAEPGLDQRTVGERVGLDRSTIAEVVARLIRRELLAKVRDPRDGRRCLLRVTEEGRRTHRALTVRTARMNQILLAPLSAEEQGVFLDLIQRVADAAESLRDPAGPVTPARTPPTPAPSRTAVDSRRPS, from the coding sequence GTGGAGGCCGTGGACCTCGCCACCCACCCCGGGCATCTGGCCCGGCGGCTGCAGCAGGCGCACCACCTCATGTGGAACGCGATGGTGTCCGAGGAGACCACGTCGCCGCAGTACGCCGTCCTCAACGCCCTCGTCGCCGAACCCGGCCTGGATCAGCGGACGGTGGGGGAGCGGGTGGGCCTCGACCGGTCCACCATCGCCGAGGTCGTCGCCCGGCTGATCCGCCGGGAACTGCTCGCCAAGGTGCGCGACCCACGGGACGGCCGACGCTGCCTGCTGCGCGTCACCGAAGAGGGCCGGCGCACGCACCGCGCGCTGACCGTGCGGACCGCCCGGATGAACCAGATCCTCCTCGCCCCGCTCTCGGCGGAGGAGCAGGGCGTCTTCCTCGACCTGATCCAGCGGGTCGCGGACGCGGCGGAGAGCCTGCGCGACCCCGCGGGGCCGGTCACGCCTGCGCGTACACCACCCACACCTGCCCCTTCGCGAACGGCAGTCGACTCCCGTCGGCCGTCGTGA
- a CDS encoding DUF3048 domain-containing protein, with translation MRRRTRTRTRVGTGTGAAVALVLAALASGCTIEPADGKHPSAGKGGDVLAVKIDNVTAARPQTGLDSADVVYVEQVEAGLSRLMAVYASHLPPVVGPVRSARETDLELLRQYGRPALAFSGAQSKLQPLIAGAPVRALPPGKAPGNAYYRGGGKPAPHNLFVRPDALKVAPREGALADAGFRFGPRPKGGTPQTRRTVRFPAARFTFDWVEYEGRWRVAMDGRRARTSGGKELGPSTVVVQYVKVRPSHFHDRAGNVSPFTETVGEGTASVLRDGRAYKARWKRPTAGEGTEFTTADGSRLPFAKGQVWVVYAQA, from the coding sequence ATGAGGCGGCGGACGCGGACGCGTACACGGGTCGGGACCGGAACCGGGGCGGCGGTGGCGCTCGTGCTCGCCGCGCTGGCGTCCGGCTGCACGATCGAGCCCGCCGACGGAAAGCATCCGTCGGCGGGCAAGGGCGGCGACGTGCTCGCCGTGAAGATCGACAACGTCACGGCGGCCCGACCGCAGACCGGCCTGGACTCCGCGGACGTCGTCTACGTGGAACAGGTCGAGGCGGGACTCAGCCGCCTCATGGCGGTCTACGCGTCCCATCTGCCGCCCGTCGTCGGCCCCGTGCGCAGCGCGCGCGAGACGGACCTCGAACTGCTGCGGCAGTACGGCCGCCCCGCGCTCGCGTTCTCCGGCGCCCAGTCCAAGCTTCAGCCCCTGATCGCCGGCGCGCCCGTACGCGCCCTGCCGCCGGGCAAGGCACCCGGCAATGCCTACTACCGGGGCGGCGGGAAGCCCGCGCCGCACAACCTCTTCGTGCGCCCGGACGCCCTGAAAGTGGCCCCGCGCGAGGGTGCCCTGGCCGACGCGGGCTTCCGGTTCGGACCGCGCCCGAAGGGCGGCACCCCGCAGACGCGGCGGACGGTCCGCTTCCCCGCGGCGCGCTTCACCTTCGACTGGGTGGAGTACGAGGGGCGGTGGCGCGTCGCGATGGACGGCAGACGGGCGCGGACGTCCGGCGGGAAGGAGCTCGGCCCCTCGACAGTCGTCGTGCAGTACGTGAAGGTGCGGCCGTCGCACTTCCACGACCGCGCGGGCAACGTCTCACCGTTCACCGAGACGGTCGGCGAGGGGACCGCGAGCGTGCTGCGGGACGGGCGCGCCTACAAGGCGCGGTGGAAGCGCCCGACGGCCGGGGAGGGCACGGAGTTCACGACGGCCGACGGGAGTCGACTGCCGTTCGCGAAGGGGCAGGTGTGGGTGGTGTACGCGCAGGCGTGA
- a CDS encoding FAD-dependent oxidoreductase, which yields MGHSRAEGTTRRGFVAGAAAVGGAATLGVGAGALPAVAAPGAVDASRAKQTVAVLGGGVAGLTAAHELAERGFAVTVYERRALGGKARSMDVPDSAKGNRKPLPGEHGFRFIPGIYHNLPDTMRRIPFPGNANGVWDNLIAPREMSFARTGREDIRMPIPWPGHEPEKLTLDDIRRALTALLDTAFNLPAHEAAYFVNRALVFFTSCDERRDDDWESTPWWEFTRAERMSKDYQRILVIGVTRNIVATKAEEASTRTVGTLGEAFVLNALGQGADGPPDRILNAPTNEAWIDPWVTHLKSLGVEFRVGWTVRELGFGAGRITKTVVEDPDGVRRDITADHYVQAMPVEHARRTWSAALKAADPQLARCDKLETDWMTGIQFYLTERPAVVKGHFNLIDSPWSLTGIAQAGHWPERDFPADYGDGVAVECLSVDISEWDKPGILYGKTAKQCTREEVAKEVWAQLKAALNDTGRTVLSDSKLHSWFLDPGVDGLGTPNPTNEDQLLIHPVGTFHNRPSAATKIPNLFLSGDYVSVDIDLATMEGANASARQAVNALLKQAGSGHEPCTVTPLYRVPAIEALKRVDRTRYRLGLRNALDLG from the coding sequence ATGGGGCACAGTCGTGCCGAGGGAACCACGCGGCGGGGGTTCGTCGCGGGGGCGGCTGCGGTCGGTGGAGCGGCCACGCTGGGTGTGGGCGCGGGCGCGCTGCCCGCGGTGGCCGCGCCGGGCGCCGTGGATGCGTCGCGGGCGAAGCAGACCGTGGCGGTCCTCGGCGGTGGCGTCGCCGGGCTCACCGCCGCCCACGAACTGGCGGAGCGCGGCTTCGCGGTCACCGTCTACGAACGCAGGGCGCTCGGCGGCAAGGCCCGCAGCATGGACGTACCGGACAGCGCGAAGGGTAACCGCAAGCCGCTGCCCGGCGAGCACGGCTTCCGCTTCATCCCGGGCATCTACCACAACCTGCCGGACACGATGCGCCGCATCCCGTTCCCCGGGAACGCGAACGGCGTGTGGGACAACCTGATCGCGCCCCGCGAGATGTCCTTCGCGCGCACGGGCCGCGAGGACATCAGGATGCCGATCCCGTGGCCGGGCCACGAGCCGGAGAAGCTCACCCTGGACGACATCCGGCGGGCGCTGACCGCGCTGCTCGACACCGCGTTCAACCTGCCGGCCCACGAGGCCGCGTACTTCGTGAACCGCGCGCTCGTCTTCTTCACCAGCTGTGACGAGCGCAGGGACGACGACTGGGAGTCGACACCCTGGTGGGAGTTCACGCGCGCCGAGCGGATGTCGAAGGACTACCAGCGCATCCTCGTCATCGGCGTGACCCGCAACATCGTGGCGACCAAGGCCGAGGAGGCCAGCACCCGCACGGTCGGCACGCTCGGTGAGGCGTTCGTCCTCAACGCGCTCGGGCAGGGCGCGGACGGCCCGCCCGACCGCATCCTGAACGCGCCGACCAACGAGGCGTGGATCGACCCGTGGGTGACGCACCTCAAGTCCCTCGGCGTGGAGTTCCGCGTCGGCTGGACCGTGCGTGAGCTCGGCTTCGGCGCGGGACGCATCACGAAGACCGTGGTCGAGGACCCCGACGGCGTACGGCGCGACATCACCGCCGACCACTACGTCCAGGCCATGCCCGTCGAGCACGCGCGCCGCACGTGGAGCGCCGCGCTCAAGGCCGCCGACCCGCAACTGGCGCGCTGCGACAAGCTGGAGACGGACTGGATGACGGGCATCCAGTTCTATCTGACGGAGCGCCCGGCCGTCGTGAAGGGCCACTTCAACCTCATCGACTCGCCATGGTCCCTGACCGGCATCGCGCAGGCGGGGCACTGGCCCGAGCGGGACTTCCCGGCCGACTACGGCGACGGTGTCGCGGTCGAGTGCCTGTCGGTCGACATCTCCGAGTGGGACAAGCCGGGCATCCTGTACGGCAAGACGGCCAAGCAGTGCACCCGCGAGGAGGTCGCGAAGGAGGTGTGGGCGCAGCTCAAGGCCGCACTCAACGACACCGGCAGGACGGTCCTGAGCGACAGCAAGCTGCACTCGTGGTTCCTCGACCCGGGGGTGGACGGCCTCGGCACGCCGAACCCCACCAACGAGGACCAGCTGCTCATCCACCCCGTGGGCACCTTCCACAACCGCCCGTCGGCCGCCACGAAGATCCCGAACCTCTTCCTCTCGGGTGACTACGTCTCCGTGGACATCGACCTCGCGACGATGGAGGGCGCCAACGCGTCGGCCCGCCAGGCCGTCAACGCCCTCCTGAAGCAGGCGGGTTCGGGGCACGAACCGTGCACGGTGACGCCGCTGTACCGCGTCCCCGCGATCGAGGCCCTCAAGCGCGTCGACCGCACCCGATACCGGCTCGGGCTGCGCAACGCCCTCGATCTGGGCTGA
- a CDS encoding ATP-dependent DNA ligase translates to MDLPVMPPVKPMLAKPVKKIPPGMQYEAKWDGFRAIVFRDGDELELGSRTGKSLTRYFPELVAALRERLPDRCVLDGEIVIAKEGRLDFDALTERIHPAASRVATLAERTPASFVAFDLLALADEALLDAPMADRRVLLVKALSGVTAPVHVAPATTDPDVAHVWFEQFEGAGLDGVIAKPLDLRYRQNERLMFKIKHERTADCVVAGYRFHKSGPIVGSLLLGLYDDGGALQHVGVCAAFSMKRRAELIEELEPLRMTSAAGHPWSSWTDETAHETARMPGAPSRWTGKKDLSWVPLRPDRVCEVAYDHMENGQRFRHTAAFRRWRPDRTPESCTYAQLEQPVRHALDDVLGATDR, encoded by the coding sequence ATGGATCTGCCGGTCATGCCGCCCGTGAAGCCCATGCTCGCCAAGCCCGTGAAGAAGATCCCGCCGGGCATGCAGTACGAGGCCAAGTGGGACGGGTTCCGCGCGATCGTCTTCCGTGACGGCGACGAGCTCGAGCTCGGCAGCCGCACCGGCAAGTCCCTGACGCGCTACTTCCCCGAGCTGGTGGCCGCCCTGCGCGAGCGGCTGCCGGATCGGTGCGTGCTGGACGGCGAGATCGTGATCGCCAAGGAGGGGCGCCTCGACTTCGACGCGCTGACGGAGCGCATCCACCCCGCCGCGTCCCGCGTGGCCACGCTCGCCGAGCGCACCCCCGCCTCCTTCGTGGCGTTCGACCTCCTCGCCCTGGCCGACGAGGCGCTGCTCGACGCGCCCATGGCCGACCGGCGCGTCCTGCTCGTGAAGGCGCTGTCCGGTGTCACGGCCCCCGTGCATGTGGCGCCCGCGACCACGGACCCCGACGTGGCGCACGTCTGGTTCGAGCAGTTCGAGGGCGCGGGCCTCGACGGCGTCATCGCCAAACCCCTCGACCTGCGCTACCGCCAGAACGAACGCCTCATGTTCAAGATCAAGCACGAGCGCACGGCGGACTGCGTGGTCGCGGGCTACCGCTTCCACAAGAGCGGCCCCATCGTCGGCTCACTGCTGCTCGGTCTGTACGACGACGGGGGCGCCCTGCAGCACGTGGGCGTGTGCGCGGCGTTCTCGATGAAGCGCCGCGCCGAGCTCATCGAGGAGCTGGAGCCGCTGCGCATGACGTCCGCGGCCGGTCACCCGTGGTCCTCCTGGACGGACGAGACGGCGCATGAGACGGCCCGTATGCCCGGCGCCCCGAGCCGCTGGACGGGCAAGAAGGACCTGTCCTGGGTGCCGCTGCGGCCGGACCGGGTCTGCGAGGTGGCGTACGACCACATGGAGAACGGGCAGCGCTTCCGCCACACGGCCGCCTTCCGCAGATGGCGCCCGGACCGCACCCCGGAGAGCTGCACGTACGCCCAGCTGGAGCAGCCGGTGCGGCACGCGCTCGACGACGTGCTGGGCGCGACGGACCGATAG
- a CDS encoding GNAT family N-acetyltransferase, whose product MTEIRTPRLLLRRWHDDDLAPMADINADPRVMQWVDGGPVHDLDHTAEAIERWEEEWDDEGFGLFAVELLASGELAGFTGLSVPESLPEAESEVAISWRLGAQFWGQGYASEAAQATLEFALQDRGLDRVISIDRVGNQASANVVRKLGMTLDRETVHPVSGHPLHIHSIDLTEYEA is encoded by the coding sequence ATGACCGAGATCCGCACCCCCCGCCTCCTCCTCCGCCGCTGGCACGACGACGACCTCGCACCGATGGCGGACATCAACGCGGACCCGAGGGTCATGCAGTGGGTCGACGGCGGTCCCGTGCACGACCTGGACCACACCGCCGAGGCCATCGAGCGCTGGGAGGAGGAGTGGGACGACGAGGGCTTCGGGCTCTTCGCCGTCGAACTCCTCGCCTCCGGCGAGCTCGCCGGCTTCACGGGCCTCTCCGTCCCCGAGTCCCTGCCCGAGGCCGAGTCCGAGGTCGCGATCAGCTGGCGGCTCGGCGCCCAGTTCTGGGGCCAGGGCTACGCCTCCGAGGCGGCGCAGGCCACGCTCGAATTCGCGCTGCAGGACCGTGGCCTCGACCGCGTGATCAGCATCGACCGGGTCGGCAACCAGGCCTCCGCGAACGTCGTACGCAAGCTCGGCATGACCCTGGACCGCGAAACCGTCCACCCGGTCTCCGGCCACCCCCTGCACATCCACTCCATCGACCTCACGGAGTACGAGGCCTGA
- the ligD gene encoding non-homologous end-joining DNA ligase: MGAAKGKSAAVDIDTGERTVRLSSPDRVVFPERGFTKLDVAQYFVAVGPGILRALRDRPTTLQRYPEGAAGEFFYQKRAPKNHPDWIPTATIAFPSGRTADEMCPTEVAAVIWAAQYNTLTFHPWPVRGDDLDHPDELRIDLDPQPGTDYADAVRAAHELRSLLDEFGGLEGWPKTSGGRGLHVFVPIEPRWTFTQVRRAAIAVGRELERRMPDAVTTAWWKEERGERIFVDYNQTARDRTIASAYSLRARPHAPVSAPLRWDEVEDARPEDFDLATMPGRFADVGDVHAGMDEHRHSLEALLALADQDERDHGLGDLPYPPEYPKMPGEPKRVQPSRAKHEE; this comes from the coding sequence ATGGGTGCAGCCAAGGGCAAGAGCGCGGCCGTGGACATCGACACGGGTGAGCGGACGGTACGTCTCTCCAGCCCGGACCGGGTGGTGTTCCCCGAGCGCGGCTTCACCAAGCTCGACGTCGCCCAGTACTTCGTGGCCGTCGGCCCCGGCATCCTCCGCGCCCTCCGCGACCGCCCCACCACCCTGCAGCGCTACCCCGAAGGGGCGGCCGGCGAGTTCTTCTACCAGAAGCGCGCCCCGAAGAACCACCCCGACTGGATCCCCACCGCCACCATCGCCTTCCCCAGCGGCCGGACCGCCGACGAGATGTGCCCCACGGAGGTGGCCGCCGTCATCTGGGCGGCCCAGTACAACACCCTCACCTTCCACCCCTGGCCCGTGCGCGGCGACGACCTCGACCACCCCGACGAACTCCGCATCGACCTCGACCCGCAGCCCGGCACCGACTACGCGGACGCGGTCCGCGCCGCCCATGAACTGCGGTCGCTGCTGGACGAGTTCGGAGGTCTCGAAGGCTGGCCCAAGACATCCGGCGGGCGCGGCCTGCACGTCTTCGTGCCCATCGAGCCGCGCTGGACCTTCACGCAGGTGCGCAGGGCGGCCATCGCCGTCGGGCGGGAGCTGGAACGGCGAATGCCGGACGCCGTCACGACCGCGTGGTGGAAGGAGGAGCGCGGGGAACGGATCTTCGTCGACTACAACCAGACGGCGAGGGACCGCACGATCGCCTCCGCCTACTCCCTCCGCGCCCGCCCGCACGCCCCGGTCTCCGCGCCCCTGCGCTGGGACGAGGTCGAGGACGCCCGCCCCGAGGACTTCGACCTCGCCACCATGCCGGGACGCTTCGCCGACGTCGGCGACGTCCACGCCGGCATGGACGAGCACCGGCACTCCCTGGAGGCGCTGCTCGCCCTCGCCGACCAGGACGAGCGGGACCACGGCCTCGGCGACCTGCCGTATCCGCCGGAGTACCCGAAGATGCCGGGCGAGCCGAAGCGGGTGCAGCCGAGCCGGGCGAAGCACGAGGAGTAG
- a CDS encoding OmpL47-type beta-barrel domain-containing protein, which yields MRSPMSRTSRSAQRRRLYTALFAALLMVLGLTSTAAVARPDNTGVSAQAQTLTWTADNDISKYKSAPTTAVAGPTTIVFENSEATGNTTGMPHTLTFDTSDPEFNNDVTLNIMANPNDDKGGKHTAEVTLTPGRYRYHCTIPGHGSMQGILVVTEGGGEDTKAPEAAAKVEGTTNSEGAYVGSATVVVTATDEGSGVDKVEYAVGADGAWQPYTAPVVVDQVGTHKIRYRATDKAGNVSAERAADFKVVAPPTDDRTPPETSATVSGEKNDQGQYVGMATVTVTASDTGSGVNKIEYAIGDGAWTAYTAPVMVHEAGAHKVRYRASDKAGNQAGEKAAEFTVVAPPVEDRTPPETSAKVEGSKDSDGAYLGKAKVTVTATDAGSGVATVEYSLDGGPYLAYEAPVVVDRVGRHTVAYRASDKAGNASEAKTASFTVAEGGGVPAPNCPEYDERLTVFVGTVDTGIPNRVTNNRCRVGELIEDEKEWTSHALFLKHVKSVTDKLLKAGEIDKREYNKINRAAKQSGIGKPGQTEGYRKLFDGTQASLDKWEQVGGGKFGLNADGSITSSTTVQGMGMLWFPQRKYGDFSLKLQWRDDAPGNGNANGGVFVRFPQVHDHPEESRPEWVAIKYGHEIQALDRPDGDMYKTGSIYGFDRVGLAGAGVTPKGTWNDYEIKVVDQHYSVYRNGVLINEFDNTGGQEFTPPRGDDPGTDGRRYSSGYVGVQVHGVTDVISYRDIRIKEL from the coding sequence ATGCGATCTCCTATGTCGCGGACCTCACGGTCGGCGCAACGGCGAAGACTGTACACGGCGCTGTTCGCCGCGCTCCTGATGGTGCTCGGCCTGACGTCGACGGCGGCGGTGGCCCGCCCCGACAACACGGGCGTGTCCGCGCAGGCGCAGACACTCACGTGGACCGCCGACAACGACATCAGCAAGTACAAGTCGGCGCCGACCACGGCGGTGGCGGGTCCGACGACGATCGTGTTCGAGAACAGCGAGGCGACCGGCAACACGACCGGCATGCCGCACACGCTGACGTTCGACACCTCCGACCCGGAGTTCAACAACGACGTCACGCTCAACATCATGGCCAACCCCAACGACGACAAGGGCGGCAAGCACACCGCCGAGGTGACGCTCACCCCGGGCCGCTACCGCTACCACTGCACCATCCCCGGCCACGGTTCGATGCAGGGCATCCTGGTCGTGACGGAAGGAGGCGGCGAGGACACCAAGGCGCCGGAGGCCGCGGCGAAGGTCGAGGGGACCACCAACTCCGAGGGCGCGTACGTCGGTTCGGCGACGGTGGTGGTGACGGCGACGGACGAGGGTTCGGGCGTCGACAAGGTCGAGTACGCGGTGGGGGCGGACGGTGCCTGGCAGCCGTACACCGCGCCCGTGGTCGTCGACCAGGTCGGCACCCACAAAATCCGCTACCGGGCCACCGACAAGGCGGGCAACGTGTCCGCGGAGAGGGCGGCCGACTTCAAGGTCGTCGCCCCGCCGACGGACGACAGGACGCCTCCGGAGACGTCGGCCACGGTGAGCGGCGAGAAGAACGACCAGGGACAGTACGTGGGGATGGCGACGGTCACGGTGACCGCGTCCGACACCGGCTCCGGCGTCAACAAGATCGAGTACGCGATCGGCGACGGTGCGTGGACCGCGTACACCGCGCCGGTCATGGTGCACGAGGCGGGCGCCCACAAGGTCCGCTACCGCGCCTCCGACAAGGCGGGCAACCAGGCGGGCGAGAAGGCCGCCGAGTTCACCGTCGTCGCGCCGCCCGTCGAGGACAGGACCCCGCCGGAGACGTCGGCGAAGGTCGAGGGCAGCAAGGACTCGGACGGCGCCTACCTCGGTAAGGCGAAGGTGACGGTCACCGCCACGGACGCCGGGTCGGGCGTCGCCACGGTCGAGTACTCCCTGGACGGCGGCCCCTACCTCGCGTACGAGGCGCCGGTCGTCGTCGACCGCGTGGGGCGCCACACCGTGGCGTACCGGGCGAGCGACAAGGCGGGCAACGCGTCGGAGGCGAAGACCGCCTCCTTCACGGTGGCCGAGGGCGGCGGCGTGCCTGCTCCCAACTGCCCGGAGTACGACGAGCGGTTGACGGTCTTCGTGGGCACGGTCGACACGGGCATCCCGAACCGGGTCACGAACAACCGCTGCCGCGTGGGCGAGCTGATCGAGGACGAGAAGGAGTGGACGTCGCACGCGCTCTTCCTGAAGCACGTGAAGAGCGTGACGGACAAGCTCCTGAAGGCGGGCGAGATCGACAAGCGCGAGTACAACAAGATCAACCGCGCCGCCAAGCAGTCCGGCATCGGCAAGCCCGGCCAGACGGAGGGCTACCGCAAGCTCTTCGACGGCACGCAGGCGTCCCTCGACAAGTGGGAGCAGGTCGGGGGCGGCAAGTTCGGCCTGAACGCGGACGGTTCGATCACCAGCAGCACCACCGTCCAGGGCATGGGCATGCTGTGGTTCCCGCAGCGCAAGTACGGTGACTTCTCGCTGAAGCTCCAGTGGCGGGACGACGCGCCGGGCAACGGCAACGCCAACGGCGGCGTCTTCGTCCGCTTCCCGCAGGTCCACGACCATCCGGAGGAGTCACGCCCGGAGTGGGTCGCCATCAAGTACGGCCACGAGATCCAGGCCCTGGACCGGCCTGACGGCGACATGTACAAGACCGGCTCGATCTACGGCTTCGACCGGGTGGGCCTGGCCGGCGCGGGCGTCACGCCCAAGGGCACGTGGAACGACTACGAGATCAAGGTGGTGGACCAGCACTACTCCGTCTACCGCAACGGCGTCCTGATCAACGAGTTCGACAACACGGGCGGCCAGGAGTTCACGCCTCCGCGCGGCGACGACCCGGGCACGGACGGGCGGCGCTACTCGTCCGGCTACGTCGGGGTGCAGGTGCACGGGGTCACGGACGTGATCTCGTACCGCGACATCCGGATCAAGGAGCTGTAG
- a CDS encoding ThuA domain-containing protein — translation MRRTPHQRPLTIRGLSRTRRRPDHKHRAWAAALLSGALVTGALSAQAASARPFPEPPLTTMSLPSPPGGANVKVLVFHGSAADGDESPVVNAGIEAIEKIGQSGPAAERFKIVATDDASVFTDERKLGKFNAIAFLTGGGDVLDAEQEAGLEAYMEAGGGFLGIHDAARAEPYSSWFTGLIGARPADASPTDVQRATVEVGDREHPATKGLPLQWKRPDRWLNWTKNPSGDVHTVARVRESTYQPGTGKNGWDHPVSWCRDYDGGRSFYTGMGGTAASYDEADFRSHLRGALLWTTRIARADCQATINADYKAERLTQANQPGKNDQIGEPHGLVTAPDGKVFHIGRGGADSSRPVVTDWNNPDIGKGTGEIHVYDPKTKKSTLAGALTVFGNKGGGDELIKVEEGLLGIELDPKFEQNGWVYLHYTPHSQINRETHMAQRYVSRFTYDQGTGKLDMGSEKVLLKWPVQIHSCCHAGGGMAWDSKDNLYIATGDNNSSQFSDGYSGNNPQPNFKGVSFADARRTAGNTNNLNGKILRIHPEPDGTYTLPSGNLFTGKEPDEGGGKTRGEIYVMGVRNPARISIDKKTDTLYAGWVGPDAGAPSTTWGPAKYDTFAAITHASNRGWPYCMGNNQPYRDRNLPDPSKPLGWYDCENLKNESPNNDGLVNIPPAEPNNIWYSPQGGGVDYPRDAKGVPSYKTAEQKILLPWLKGGGQATMNGPVYRFDAASTSADKWPAYWDGKWFVGDFYDSDQPRHAVVTDPKTVGKGGLPVHAESLKKIIPVGNDGIKNLMDWKFAPDGSLYVLDYGRGFFTSDSKSALWRVTYKGGAPTPAADDLARKAG, via the coding sequence ATGCGGCGCACACCGCATCAAAGGCCCTTGACCATACGAGGGTTGAGCAGAACTCGACGTAGACCGGACCACAAGCACCGGGCCTGGGCGGCCGCGTTGCTGTCCGGCGCCCTGGTCACCGGGGCCCTCTCCGCACAGGCCGCGTCCGCGCGGCCGTTCCCGGAACCACCGCTGACAACGATGTCCCTTCCCTCGCCGCCCGGCGGGGCCAACGTCAAGGTGCTCGTCTTCCACGGGTCAGCGGCGGACGGCGACGAGTCGCCCGTCGTCAACGCAGGGATCGAGGCCATCGAGAAGATCGGGCAGTCGGGCCCCGCCGCCGAACGGTTCAAGATCGTGGCGACGGACGACGCGTCCGTTTTCACCGACGAGAGGAAGCTCGGCAAGTTCAACGCCATCGCCTTCCTCACCGGCGGCGGTGACGTCCTCGACGCCGAGCAGGAGGCGGGCCTGGAGGCCTACATGGAGGCCGGCGGCGGCTTCCTCGGCATCCACGACGCGGCCCGCGCCGAACCGTATTCGAGCTGGTTCACTGGCCTGATCGGCGCCCGTCCCGCCGACGCGAGCCCGACGGACGTCCAGCGCGCCACCGTCGAGGTCGGCGACCGCGAGCACCCGGCGACCAAGGGCCTGCCGCTCCAGTGGAAGCGCCCCGACCGGTGGCTGAACTGGACGAAGAACCCCTCGGGCGACGTCCACACGGTCGCCCGCGTCCGCGAGTCGACCTACCAGCCTGGCACCGGGAAGAACGGCTGGGACCACCCCGTGTCCTGGTGCCGCGACTACGACGGCGGGCGCTCCTTCTACACGGGCATGGGCGGCACCGCGGCCTCGTACGACGAAGCGGACTTCCGCAGCCATCTGCGCGGCGCCCTGCTCTGGACCACGCGCATCGCGCGCGCCGACTGCCAGGCGACGATCAACGCCGACTACAAGGCGGAGCGCCTCACGCAGGCCAACCAGCCGGGCAAGAACGACCAGATCGGCGAGCCGCACGGTCTGGTCACCGCGCCCGACGGCAAGGTCTTCCACATCGGCCGCGGCGGCGCGGACTCCTCGCGGCCCGTCGTCACCGACTGGAACAACCCGGACATCGGCAAGGGCACGGGCGAGATCCACGTCTACGACCCGAAGACCAAGAAGTCGACGCTCGCGGGCGCGCTGACCGTCTTCGGCAACAAGGGCGGCGGCGACGAGCTGATCAAGGTCGAGGAGGGCCTCCTCGGCATCGAGCTCGACCCGAAGTTCGAGCAGAACGGCTGGGTGTACCTGCACTACACACCCCACTCGCAGATCAACCGTGAGACGCACATGGCGCAGCGGTACGTCTCCCGGTTCACCTACGACCAGGGCACGGGCAAGCTCGACATGGGCAGCGAGAAGGTGCTCCTGAAGTGGCCGGTGCAGATCCACAGCTGCTGCCACGCGGGCGGCGGGATGGCCTGGGACTCCAAGGACAACCTCTACATCGCGACGGGTGACAACAACTCCTCGCAGTTCTCGGACGGTTACTCGGGCAACAACCCGCAGCCGAACTTCAAGGGCGTCTCCTTCGCCGACGCGCGCCGCACGGCCGGGAACACCAACAACCTCAACGGCAAGATCCTGCGCATCCACCCGGAGCCCGACGGGACGTACACGCTCCCGTCGGGCAACCTCTTCACCGGCAAGGAGCCGGACGAGGGCGGCGGCAAGACGCGCGGCGAGATCTATGTGATGGGCGTCAGGAACCCGGCGCGCATCTCGATCGACAAGAAGACGGACACGCTGTACGCGGGCTGGGTGGGACCGGACGCGGGCGCGCCGTCGACGACGTGGGGCCCGGCGAAGTACGACACGTTCGCGGCGATCACCCACGCCTCCAACCGCGGCTGGCCGTACTGCATGGGCAACAACCAGCCCTACCGCGACCGGAATCTGCCGGACCCGTCGAAGCCGCTCGGCTGGTACGACTGCGAGAACCTCAAGAACGAGTCGCCGAACAACGACGGCCTGGTGAACATCCCGCCGGCCGAGCCGAACAACATCTGGTACTCACCGCAGGGCGGCGGCGTCGACTATCCGCGCGACGCGAAGGGTGTGCCGAGCTACAAGACGGCGGAGCAGAAGATTCTCCTGCCGTGGCTCAAGGGCGGCGGCCAGGCCACGATGAACGGCCCGGTCTACCGCTTCGACGCGGCGAGCACGAGCGCCGACAAGTGGCCCGCGTACTGGGACGGCAAGTGGTTCGTCGGTGACTTCTACGACTCGGACCAGCCGCGGCACGCGGTGGTGACCGACCCGAAGACGGTCGGCAAGGGCGGTCTGCCCGTCCACGCCGAGTCGCTGAAGAAGATCATTCCGGTCGGCAACGACGGCATCAAGAACCTCATGGACTGGAAGTTCGCGCCGGACGGCTCGCTGTACGTCCTCGACTACGGCCGCGGCTTCTTCACCTCGGACTCCAAGTCGGCGCTGTGGCGCGTGACGTACAAGGGCGGGGCGCCGACACCGGCCGCCGACGACCTGGCCAGGAAGGCGGGATGA